Proteins from a single region of Amblyomma americanum isolate KBUSLIRL-KWMA chromosome 10, ASM5285725v1, whole genome shotgun sequence:
- the LOC144108055 gene encoding putative serine carboxypeptidase CPVL has protein sequence MCLSLTGSSEDLTFSLEDFRSNETLQEKRNQSRVCLPPPCDDLEAYSGFISVDRRNSRADNSFLFFLYIKSKEYSENKPLLLWLQGGPGKSSLFGQFLENGPLGIDASGQRYYRNHTLLNYANIIYLDQPVGSGYSFDRRKKYNGTLEEASIHIVLFLRRFAHIFPENIGKDFFIAGESYGARSAIGAASKILKRKQAAVPFHLRGVMLGVGFLFPLLDIINSTDYLYYTGLLDEEGRTEFAKQFDIIQHLVAEEKNYTAAAYVLSQTVLNLRMPGHHSLFEMLTGFKHHGSIITPQRNMETFAYYFYANSTAFKQIIHVNSSRKLDGTRPHVAAALAADFFVDHKHILQHVLNNTHVLLYTAQLDDVFPAVNIVRQLRNLTWRGSEHFKKANRTMWHRGDNTSLELLGYERRAVTLMYASVLFGGHYVSLDRSYAVSDLYGRFFNFQRMPPPNSNDTLSC, from the exons CGGCTCTTCTGAAGATTTGACGTTTTCCTTGGAAGACTTCCGCTCCAACGAAACTCTTCAAGAAAAGAGAAATCAAAGCCGAGTGTGTCTGCCGCCGCCGTGTGACGACCTTGAAGCCTACTCCGGGTTCATTAGCGTTGACCGCAGGAACAGCCGTGCAGATAATTCTTTCCTGTTCTTCCTATACATCAAATCGAAG GAGTATTCAGAGAATAAACCACTTCTCCTGTGGCTGCAAGGTGGACCCGGGAAATCCTCGCTGTTCGGACAGTTCCTCGAGAACGGACCCCTGGGAATCGACGCTTCCGGGCAGCGGTACTACAGGAATCACACACTTCTAAACTACGCGAACATTATCTACCTAGACCAGCCTGTTGGTTCGGGATACAGTTTTGACCGCAGGAAGAAATACAATGGAACACTTGAAGAAGCCTCTATCCACATTGTCCTATTTCTTCGCCGGTTTGCCCACATATTCCCAGAGAACATAGGCAAAGATTTCTTCATCGCTGGAGAGTCGTACGGAG CGAGGTCAGCCATTGGAGCAGCAAGCAAGATATTGAAAAGGAAACAAGCCGCTGTTCCCTTCCACCTCAGGGGAGTGATGTTGGGTGTCGGATTCTTGTTTCCTCTGTTGGATATCATCAACTCCACTGATTACCTCTATTATACCGGACTACTAGATGAAGAGGGCAGAACTGAATTTGCGAAACAATTTGACATTATTCAACACCTGGTTGCTGAAGAGAAGAACTATACCGCGGCTGCTTACGTCCTCAGCCAGACAGTTCTAAATTTACGTATGCCAGGGCATCACAGCTTATTTGAAATGTTGACTGGATTTAAACACCACGGAAGCATTATAACGCCTCAAAGGAACATGGAAACTTTTGCATATTATTTTTACGCGAACAGTACGGCGTTTAAGCAAATAATTCACGTTAATTCTTCGCGGAAGCTGGATGGCACTAGGCCGCATGTGGCGGCTGCTTTAGCTGCAGATTTCTTTGTGGATCACAAGCACATATTGCAGCACGTTCTTAACAACACACATGTACTGCTTTATACGGCACAACTGGACGACGTATTCCCCGCCGTCAATATTGTAAGACAGCTCAGAAATTTGACATGGCGTGGCTCTGAACACTTCAAGAAAGCAAACCGTACGATGTGGCACCGGGGGGATAACACCTCACTCGAATTGTTAGGTTACGAGAGAAGGGCTGTAACTTTGATGTATGCCAGCGTGCTCTTCGGTGGCCACTATGTTTCCCTGGACCGTTCATATGCCGTAAGCGATTTGTACGGTCGTTTTTTCAACTTCCAAAGGATGCCCCCTCCAAACAGCAACGACACTCTATCATGCTGA